One Gemmatimonadaceae bacterium DNA segment encodes these proteins:
- the sat gene encoding sulfate adenylyltransferase, with amino-acid sequence MSRGVTVWFTGLSGSGKTTVARRVHELLQERHILSERLDGDVVRQTLCRDLGFSKEDRDKNIERVTFVSKVLTRNGVVVLSCFISPYARMRDNARTEIGDFCEVYVRTPLEVLVERDVKGMYKKAMAGEIQGFTGVNDPYEEPTNPELTLDTDKESIEESALKVMRMLEAKGYLGGGVAADRAEAARLVERGKRVPGPIAPHGGILVDRELKGEKRLQAIEHARELKHFDLDDREASDLEMIGVGALSPLVGFMRKADYVTVVDSMRLSDGLVWALPVTKAVTKEQAATIAIGEEIALRDPNGQLMGIMQVTDIYEYDKAREAQQCFGTTETAHPGVARLMAQGEVLLGGPVQVINRPVHELFNEYRLTPLETRQRFDELGWKTVVGFQTRNPVHRAHEYLQKVAMEIVDGLLLHPLVGATKSDDVPAHVRMKTYEEILAHYYPKNRAMLSVFPAAMRYAGPREAVWHAIARKNYGCTHFIVGRDHAGVGNYYGSYDAQLLIDKFPAHELGITPFKFEHTFYCATCGNMASTRTCPHDKTHHVILSGTKVREMLTAGELPPPEFTRPELARILIEAYKSPA; translated from the coding sequence ATGAGCAGAGGAGTCACCGTCTGGTTTACAGGTCTCTCGGGGTCTGGAAAGACCACAGTCGCACGCCGCGTTCACGAGCTGTTGCAGGAGCGCCACATCCTGTCGGAACGCCTCGACGGAGACGTCGTGCGTCAGACTCTCTGCCGTGATCTCGGCTTCTCCAAGGAGGATCGCGACAAGAACATCGAGCGCGTGACCTTCGTGTCGAAGGTCCTCACACGCAACGGCGTGGTTGTCCTCTCGTGCTTCATTTCGCCCTACGCGCGCATGCGCGACAACGCGCGCACCGAGATTGGCGACTTCTGTGAAGTGTACGTCCGCACGCCACTCGAAGTCCTCGTCGAGCGCGACGTGAAGGGGATGTACAAGAAGGCGATGGCCGGGGAGATCCAGGGTTTCACGGGGGTCAACGATCCCTACGAGGAGCCCACCAACCCTGAACTCACCCTCGACACCGACAAGGAATCGATCGAGGAGAGCGCGCTCAAGGTCATGCGCATGCTCGAGGCGAAGGGCTATCTCGGTGGCGGCGTTGCGGCTGACCGTGCCGAGGCGGCCAGGCTCGTCGAGCGGGGAAAGCGCGTTCCCGGCCCCATTGCACCTCACGGCGGCATCCTCGTCGACCGCGAGCTCAAGGGGGAGAAGCGGCTGCAGGCCATCGAGCATGCCAGGGAGCTCAAGCACTTCGACCTCGACGATCGCGAGGCCAGCGACCTGGAGATGATCGGCGTCGGCGCGCTGTCGCCGCTCGTGGGCTTCATGCGCAAGGCCGACTACGTCACCGTCGTCGACTCGATGCGCCTGTCGGACGGCCTCGTCTGGGCGCTCCCGGTGACCAAGGCCGTCACGAAGGAACAGGCGGCCACGATCGCCATCGGAGAGGAGATCGCCCTGCGCGATCCCAATGGGCAGTTGATGGGGATCATGCAGGTCACCGACATCTACGAGTACGACAAGGCGCGCGAGGCGCAGCAGTGCTTTGGCACCACCGAGACGGCGCATCCCGGCGTGGCGCGCCTCATGGCGCAGGGAGAGGTCCTGCTGGGCGGCCCGGTGCAGGTGATCAACCGCCCGGTGCACGAGCTGTTCAACGAATACCGCCTCACGCCGCTCGAGACGCGCCAGCGCTTCGACGAATTGGGATGGAAGACGGTGGTCGGCTTCCAGACGCGCAACCCCGTGCACCGCGCGCACGAGTACCTGCAGAAGGTCGCGATGGAGATCGTCGACGGCCTGCTCCTGCATCCGCTCGTTGGGGCCACCAAGTCGGACGACGTCCCGGCCCATGTGCGCATGAAGACCTACGAGGAGATCCTCGCGCACTACTACCCGAAGAACCGCGCGATGCTCTCGGTCTTCCCGGCGGCGATGCGCTACGCCGGCCCGCGCGAGGCGGTGTGGCACGCCATTGCCCGCAAGAACTACGGCTGCACGCACTTCATCGTCGGGCGCGACCACGCCGGCGTGGGGAACTACTACGGCTCCTACGACGCGCAGCTCCTGATCGACAAGTTCCCGGCCCACGAACTCGGCATCACGCCGTTCAAGTTCGAGCACACCTTCTACTGCGCCACCTGCGGCAACATGGCGTCCACGCGCACCTGCCCGCACGACAAGACGCACCACGTCATCCTCTCCGGGACCAAGGTGCGTGAGATGCTCACCGCCGGCGAGCTTCCACCCCCGGAGTTCACCCGCCCCGAGCTGGCGCGCATCCTCATCGAGGCGTACAAGTCCCCGGCGTGA
- a CDS encoding phenylacetate--CoA ligase family protein → MTGRELVSRGVIAALDTVRSLRPSMREGERHFADGLQFRRRTLSWSDEQKHAWQLQRLRDIVRRAAEDSAFYRARLSAAGLDPRADFSFRDFARLPALDRDDVAANINAMVSPRVAPSLRRRDSTGGSTGVPLAYFSGPRERGWRLSGIEHFMERLGVPRWVSTAFLWGHHIDARERTQWREQLREVLTAQTWYDCFRLSPDLLLRYHASMERQAPTCLVAYASALDALASTLLANGLTAHYPTRRIVTGAEKLWPQQRARVEQAFSAPVHERYGSREIGLIGMQLDPRVSLAFDIDWANVLVEPADDGDDAEILVTKLQADAMPMLRYRIGDVARFAAGEGRDGGALRLVHILGRKVDRLYHPDGRWLDGHGAVHLMKDFPLREFQIRQDADYGVEIQVVPAEGYGAAHGERIVAVLRQNLPGLSMHVTTVDAIARTSASKWRPVLSHAPESNRAQQDKQLAPEHVA, encoded by the coding sequence ATGACGGGACGAGAGCTGGTGAGTCGAGGCGTGATCGCGGCGCTCGATACCGTCCGGTCCTTGCGCCCCTCGATGCGAGAGGGCGAGCGCCACTTTGCCGACGGGCTGCAGTTTCGCCGTCGCACGCTGTCGTGGAGCGACGAGCAGAAGCACGCGTGGCAGCTGCAACGCCTGCGTGACATCGTCCGACGCGCGGCCGAGGACTCGGCGTTCTACCGGGCCCGACTCTCGGCGGCGGGGCTCGATCCGCGCGCCGATTTCTCCTTTCGCGACTTCGCCCGACTCCCGGCACTCGACCGTGACGACGTCGCCGCGAACATCAACGCGATGGTCTCGCCGCGCGTCGCGCCGTCTCTTCGGCGCCGCGACAGTACGGGAGGGTCGACGGGCGTTCCGCTCGCATACTTCAGCGGCCCGCGCGAGCGCGGCTGGCGGCTGAGCGGAATCGAGCACTTCATGGAGCGATTGGGTGTCCCGCGTTGGGTGAGCACCGCCTTCCTGTGGGGACATCACATCGACGCGCGGGAGCGCACCCAGTGGCGCGAACAGCTGCGCGAAGTACTGACGGCGCAGACCTGGTACGACTGCTTCCGTCTCTCGCCCGACCTCCTGCTGAGGTATCACGCCTCGATGGAGCGCCAGGCGCCCACGTGCCTGGTGGCCTACGCCAGCGCGCTCGATGCATTGGCGAGCACGCTCCTCGCCAACGGGCTCACGGCGCACTACCCAACCCGGCGCATCGTCACCGGTGCCGAGAAGCTGTGGCCGCAGCAGCGTGCGCGCGTGGAGCAAGCGTTCTCCGCCCCGGTGCACGAGCGATACGGCAGCCGCGAGATCGGGTTGATCGGGATGCAACTCGACCCGCGCGTCTCCCTCGCCTTCGACATCGACTGGGCCAATGTGCTGGTGGAACCTGCCGATGACGGTGACGACGCCGAGATCCTCGTGACCAAGCTCCAGGCGGATGCCATGCCGATGCTGCGTTACCGCATCGGCGACGTGGCGCGCTTTGCAGCTGGCGAAGGGCGGGACGGGGGCGCGTTGCGGCTGGTGCACATCCTCGGGCGCAAGGTGGACCGCCTGTACCATCCCGACGGTCGCTGGCTCGACGGGCACGGCGCCGTCCATCTCATGAAGGATTTCCCATTGCGCGAGTTCCAGATTCGCCAGGATGCCGACTACGGCGTGGAGATCCAGGTCGTGCCGGCCGAGGGATATGGTGCGGCGCACGGCGAGCGCATCGTGGCGGTGCTGCGGCAGAACCTCCCGGGGCTCTCCATGCACGTTACCACCGTCGACGCCATCGCGCGCACTTCGGCCAGCAAGTGGCGTCCCGTCCTGTCGCACGCGCCGGAGTCCAACCGCGCGCAGCAGGACAAGCAGCTTGCGCCCGAGCACGTGGCATGA
- a CDS encoding DASS family sodium-coupled anion symporter, with product MTAHPPDHQRPAASGGALPPRPAAFRWPEERQLPAEPPPPPPSRSWEEIGQRAILVIGIAVSLWIYLAPLPAGLTPQGKTGCAIFLLCTTLWVTNAVPFGVTGLLSIALLAITGAMKTSEAFAAFGNSAVFFLIGVFIIGGAMVDSGLSKRSALLFLRYFERSPYAFATGMMLAAAFGTMWMPNQATSAMLFPIAVEVAQALRLRPLHSNYAKTLFLSLGWGAMVGSNASFLGSTRAALALGMLRESYGRTISFGEWVAAAIPMIVLGVAVVPFILRWTFPREEVSFTSARVMLEAQVRQLGPMQARQWKVATIATLTIAAWILVGDRFDLAVIALLGAAALFATRAIEWEEAERRIYWNIVLMYGGAIALGAVIDRTGAARWIVERMVGDQSFPPLLAVGAVLVGSLILSEFMSNAAAVAVMLPLAFSLGKTLGASPVALTLATSIGAGLDFALPFSSAPNTIVFASGYLRMMDVVKAGAIMTVASIAIVLLVAWLWWPILGLV from the coding sequence ATGACAGCGCACCCGCCGGACCACCAACGCCCCGCCGCCTCGGGCGGAGCGCTCCCACCCCGCCCGGCCGCCTTCCGCTGGCCGGAGGAGCGCCAACTCCCCGCAGAGCCACCGCCGCCGCCGCCGAGCCGTTCGTGGGAGGAGATCGGGCAGCGCGCGATTCTGGTCATCGGCATCGCCGTCTCGCTGTGGATCTACCTCGCCCCGCTCCCCGCCGGTCTCACTCCCCAGGGGAAAACGGGGTGCGCCATCTTTCTCCTCTGCACGACGCTCTGGGTCACCAACGCCGTCCCCTTCGGCGTGACGGGGCTGCTCTCCATCGCACTCCTCGCCATCACGGGGGCGATGAAGACGAGCGAGGCATTCGCCGCCTTCGGCAACTCCGCCGTCTTCTTCCTCATCGGGGTCTTCATTATCGGCGGGGCGATGGTGGACAGTGGGCTCAGCAAGCGCAGCGCCCTCCTCTTCCTGCGCTACTTCGAGCGGTCGCCCTACGCCTTTGCCACGGGAATGATGCTCGCCGCGGCGTTCGGCACCATGTGGATGCCTAACCAGGCAACGTCGGCGATGCTCTTCCCCATCGCCGTCGAGGTGGCGCAGGCGTTGCGCCTGCGACCGCTGCACAGCAACTACGCCAAGACGCTCTTCCTGTCGTTAGGGTGGGGGGCAATGGTCGGCTCCAACGCCTCGTTCCTCGGGAGCACGCGTGCCGCGCTCGCCCTGGGGATGCTGCGCGAGTCGTACGGGCGCACCATCTCCTTCGGCGAATGGGTGGCCGCCGCCATCCCCATGATCGTGCTTGGCGTGGCCGTCGTCCCGTTCATTCTGCGATGGACATTTCCACGGGAGGAGGTCTCGTTCACCTCGGCGCGCGTGATGCTCGAGGCGCAGGTGCGGCAGCTTGGCCCCATGCAGGCTCGCCAGTGGAAAGTGGCGACCATCGCGACGCTCACCATCGCGGCGTGGATCCTGGTTGGCGACCGCTTCGACCTTGCGGTCATTGCCCTTCTTGGCGCCGCCGCGCTCTTTGCCACGCGGGCCATCGAGTGGGAGGAGGCGGAGCGCCGGATCTACTGGAACATCGTCCTCATGTACGGCGGTGCCATCGCCCTCGGCGCCGTCATCGACAGGACCGGCGCCGCGCGCTGGATCGTCGAGCGCATGGTGGGCGACCAATCGTTCCCTCCCCTGCTCGCCGTGGGAGCGGTCCTGGTCGGTTCGCTCATCCTCTCCGAGTTCATGAGCAACGCCGCGGCCGTGGCGGTCATGCTCCCCCTGGCCTTCTCGCTCGGCAAGACGCTGGGAGCGTCGCCCGTGGCCCTCACCCTCGCCACTTCCATCGGTGCCGGGCTGGACTTCGCGCTCCCCTTCTCGTCGGCGCCCAACACCATCGTCTTCGCCAGCGGCTATCTTCGCATGATGGACGTCGTGAAGGCGGGGGCAATCATGACCGTCGCCTCCATCGCGATCGTTCTCCTCGTGGCCTGGCTCTGGTGGCCCATCCTCGGATTGGTGTGA
- a CDS encoding DUF362 domain-containing protein — protein sequence MTTGRPLVALGRSAHRDATGERPTYDIREVQRAVRGVAARLGWSGSADAPAFARVLPAGARVVVKPNLVLHTNRGDGGIEPLLTHTAMIRVVVEELLASGAGAVVLGDAPIQECDFNALLEVTGLGEWAATLAAREPRFSGPRDYRRTHASFVDGVRVEREGVLSVDRFVLYDLGSESLLEPISRPGIFRVTQYPPGEMERTHGPGRHQYLVARDIIEADVVVNLPKLKTHKKAGVTCALKNLIGINGNKEYLPHHRVGGASDGGDCYPGSDAVKRALEYVYDQANTTRSLGVRRALSLPTRVLERVLHERGDELGIEGSWSGNDTIWRTCLDLNRVLLYGRPDGTVANDPQRRVLHLVDAITAGHANGPLRPEPLPMGLVIGGDNAAAVDLVAARLLGYDPARIPIAAHAFDRFHWPLTGFAADEVEVLDESGESVAALELPARTAGVETMRYPVGWLDAVAPAPSTR from the coding sequence ATGACCACGGGGCGACCGCTGGTGGCGCTGGGGCGCTCGGCACACCGGGACGCCACCGGTGAGCGGCCAACGTATGACATCCGTGAGGTGCAACGCGCCGTGCGCGGCGTGGCCGCCCGGCTGGGATGGAGCGGTTCGGCCGACGCACCGGCCTTTGCCCGCGTCCTCCCCGCAGGAGCACGCGTCGTGGTGAAGCCCAACCTCGTCCTGCACACGAATCGCGGCGACGGCGGCATCGAACCGCTGCTGACGCACACGGCGATGATCCGGGTCGTCGTCGAGGAGCTCCTCGCCAGCGGCGCCGGCGCCGTCGTTCTTGGCGACGCGCCGATCCAGGAGTGCGATTTCAATGCGCTCCTCGAGGTGACGGGGCTGGGCGAGTGGGCGGCGACGCTCGCGGCTCGCGAGCCTCGCTTCAGCGGTCCTCGCGACTACCGCCGCACGCACGCGTCGTTTGTGGACGGCGTTCGTGTGGAGCGCGAAGGGGTGCTCTCGGTTGATCGATTCGTGCTCTACGACCTGGGGAGCGAATCCCTGCTCGAACCCATCTCTCGCCCGGGGATCTTTCGCGTCACGCAGTATCCCCCCGGCGAGATGGAGCGGACGCACGGGCCGGGGCGGCACCAGTATCTCGTGGCGCGCGACATCATCGAGGCCGATGTCGTCGTCAACCTCCCCAAGCTCAAGACGCACAAGAAGGCCGGCGTCACCTGCGCGCTCAAGAACCTCATCGGGATCAACGGGAACAAGGAGTATCTCCCCCACCATCGCGTCGGTGGTGCGTCCGATGGGGGCGACTGCTATCCCGGAAGCGACGCGGTGAAGCGCGCGCTGGAGTATGTCTACGACCAGGCGAACACGACGCGCTCGCTGGGCGTTCGGCGCGCGTTGTCGCTCCCCACGCGCGTCCTGGAGCGCGTGCTGCACGAGCGTGGTGACGAGCTGGGTATCGAGGGGTCCTGGTCCGGCAACGACACCATCTGGCGCACCTGCCTCGACCTGAATCGCGTGCTCCTGTACGGTCGTCCCGACGGTACGGTGGCCAACGATCCGCAGCGGCGCGTGCTGCACCTCGTCGACGCCATCACCGCCGGGCACGCCAATGGACCGTTGCGCCCGGAGCCGCTGCCGATGGGATTGGTGATCGGCGGCGACAACGCCGCGGCGGTCGACCTCGTGGCCGCGCGCCTGCTCGGCTACGATCCCGCGCGCATCCCGATCGCTGCGCACGCGTTCGACCGCTTCCACTGGCCCCTGACCGGCTTTGCCGCCGACGAGGTCGAGGTGCTGGACGAGTCCGGCGAGTCGGTCGCCGCGCTCGAGTTGCCAGCCCGGACGGCGGGCGTCGAGACGATGCGCTACCCCGTTGGCTGGCTCGACGCCGTCGCGCCGGCACCGTCCACTCGTTAG
- a CDS encoding NAD-dependent epimerase, translated as MDVKTILVTGAAGFIGFHLAQRLLARGDRVIGLDNLNEYYDPALKHARLAVLRKEPDFDFRLLDLADDDGMRALFDGARFDAVAHLAAQAGVRYSLQNPHAYVKSNVQGFLNILEGCRHHAIPHLVYASTSSVYGASTAMPFSVHKGADHPLTIYAATKRADELMAHSYASLFGIPCTGLRFFTVYGPYGRPDMALFIFLKAMLAGETIPVFNHGEMQRDFTYVGDIVEGFVRAIDHPATPNPHWDGANPDPATSAAPYRLYNIGNQLPVRLLDMIRLLEKHSGVTARLEMLPMQPGDVPATWADSSDLARDLGFAPQTSLDEGVGRFVAWYRAHYAA; from the coding sequence ATCGACGTGAAAACCATCCTCGTAACCGGCGCCGCCGGCTTCATCGGGTTCCACCTCGCCCAGCGGCTCCTCGCACGCGGCGACCGGGTCATTGGCCTCGACAACCTCAACGAGTACTACGACCCGGCCCTCAAGCACGCCCGGCTGGCCGTGCTGCGGAAGGAGCCCGACTTCGACTTCCGGCTGCTCGACCTGGCCGACGACGACGGGATGCGAGCCCTATTCGACGGAGCCCGCTTCGACGCCGTCGCGCACCTGGCGGCCCAGGCCGGCGTGCGGTACTCGCTCCAGAACCCACACGCCTACGTGAAGAGCAACGTACAGGGGTTCCTCAACATCCTGGAGGGGTGCCGGCATCACGCCATCCCGCACCTGGTGTACGCCTCCACCAGCTCCGTGTACGGGGCCAGCACCGCCATGCCCTTCTCGGTCCACAAGGGCGCCGACCATCCGCTGACCATCTACGCCGCTACCAAGCGCGCCGACGAACTCATGGCGCACTCCTACGCGTCGCTGTTCGGCATTCCGTGCACCGGGCTGCGCTTCTTCACCGTGTACGGGCCCTATGGCCGGCCGGACATGGCGCTCTTCATCTTCCTCAAGGCGATGCTGGCCGGCGAGACGATCCCGGTCTTCAACCACGGGGAGATGCAGCGCGACTTCACCTATGTGGGCGACATCGTCGAGGGCTTCGTTCGCGCGATCGACCACCCGGCCACTCCTAACCCGCACTGGGACGGGGCCAATCCCGACCCCGCGACCTCGGCTGCGCCGTACCGGCTCTACAACATCGGTAACCAATTGCCCGTCCGCCTGCTCGACATGATTAGGCTGCTGGAGAAGCACTCGGGGGTGACGGCCCGGCTGGAGATGCTCCCGATGCAGCCCGGCGACGTCCCGGCCACCTGGGCCGACAGCTCGGACCTGGCGCGCGACCTGGGCTTTGCCCCGCAGACCTCGCTCGACGAGGGGGTGGGGCGCTTCGTGGCGTGGTATCGCGCCCACTACGCGGCCTAG
- a CDS encoding PHP domain-containing protein encodes MHDRYADLQLHSTASDGSDAPSEVVRRAHAMGFAAIALTDHDTLGGIAEGLAAAQALGIELIPACEISTLDGNERQVDMLAFGIAPGATDFSHLLHSLRDGRFARAWGMVRKLNECGYAVSFDRVVEIAGGTENIGRPHVARAMVEAGIVPDVKSAFTPELILDGGRCYVQRVKVSPQEAIAAIHAAGGVAVAAHPGRTRLSDAEIAQFVAWGLDGIEVHYPQHDSAQTAHFAALALRHRLLVTGGSDDHGDVNEGRLMGRIKLPYSHVEALKVAIARRGAALAS; translated from the coding sequence ATGCACGACCGGTACGCCGACCTGCAACTGCACTCCACCGCTTCCGACGGCTCCGATGCGCCGTCGGAAGTGGTGCGGCGGGCCCACGCCATGGGCTTTGCCGCGATCGCCCTCACCGACCACGACACCCTGGGCGGAATCGCCGAGGGATTGGCGGCGGCTCAGGCGTTAGGCATCGAGCTCATTCCGGCCTGCGAGATCTCCACGCTCGATGGCAACGAGCGACAGGTCGACATGCTCGCCTTCGGCATCGCTCCCGGGGCCACCGACTTCTCCCACTTGCTGCACTCGCTGCGCGACGGGCGCTTTGCGCGGGCGTGGGGGATGGTTCGGAAGCTCAACGAATGCGGCTACGCCGTCTCCTTCGACCGCGTGGTCGAGATCGCGGGGGGGACCGAGAACATCGGGCGTCCGCACGTGGCGCGCGCCATGGTGGAGGCGGGGATCGTCCCGGACGTGAAGTCGGCCTTCACCCCTGAGCTCATCCTCGACGGCGGGCGCTGCTACGTCCAGCGCGTCAAGGTCTCGCCCCAGGAGGCCATCGCCGCGATCCACGCCGCGGGAGGCGTGGCTGTCGCCGCGCACCCGGGGCGCACCAGGCTCTCCGACGCGGAGATCGCCCAGTTCGTCGCCTGGGGGCTCGACGGGATCGAGGTCCACTATCCGCAGCACGACAGCGCGCAGACCGCCCACTTCGCTGCGCTCGCCCTGCGACATCGGCTCCTCGTGACCGGCGGCTCGGACGATCACGGCGATGTGAACGAAGGGCGGCTGATGGGGCGCATCAAGCTCCCCTATTCGCACGTCGAGGCGCTCAAGGTGGCCATTGCGCGGCGCGGCGCAGCGCTCGCCAGCTAA
- the cysC gene encoding adenylyl-sulfate kinase, with the protein MTANYGAVVWFTGLPSSGKSTIAHAVYRQLLERGFATELLDGSEVRESLSRGLGFSRADREENVRRIGYVAKLLSRNGVIAICAAVSPYRATRDEVRQNTTNFIEVYVECPVEVAEARDIDGMYAKARRGEIEEFTGINAPYEAPLEPEVHIHADRESVDDAAWKVLSTLELIGIIPRDSDRPAPSKEEELLKRLSAQGYF; encoded by the coding sequence ATGACCGCGAACTACGGCGCCGTGGTCTGGTTCACCGGGCTCCCCTCATCGGGGAAGTCGACCATTGCGCACGCCGTGTATCGCCAGCTCCTGGAGCGCGGCTTCGCCACGGAGCTGCTCGACGGGTCGGAGGTGCGCGAGTCGCTGTCCCGCGGGCTCGGCTTTTCCAGGGCGGATCGCGAGGAGAACGTGCGCCGCATTGGCTATGTGGCCAAGCTCCTGTCGCGCAACGGCGTCATCGCCATCTGCGCCGCGGTATCACCCTATCGCGCCACGCGCGACGAGGTGCGGCAGAACACGACGAACTTCATCGAGGTGTACGTGGAGTGCCCCGTCGAAGTCGCCGAAGCGCGCGACATCGACGGGATGTACGCGAAGGCGCGGCGCGGAGAGATCGAGGAATTCACCGGGATCAACGCGCCGTATGAAGCGCCCCTCGAACCCGAAGTGCACATCCACGCCGACCGTGAATCGGTGGACGACGCCGCGTGGAAGGTGCTGAGCACGCTGGAGCTGATCGGGATCATCCCCCGCGATTCCGACCGGCCGGCGCCGAGCAAGGAAGAGGAGCTGCTCAAGCGACTGTCGGCGCAGGGCTATTTCTGA
- a CDS encoding O-antigen ligase family protein produces the protein MRPQAEGGWRSARWRGGNAAPALGDALPPLPPITSPPEPSPVPPAAGTWRGRWRSRQGEATPAQAGGTAGWFGAFPRIEDAFKWPWQGVDWSLGYVAFLLYIFVVTSYLVNLGQVAIVAAVIGVTFSKTEKWKFPLPMVLMALFLVIVAIGFRASPFGQKDWKPFEDMVKVFVITLVSLAVLTNRARIRFYLFYYLALYALFPVRGGIFNWFVYRAATQGRVAWNHAFENPNDMAALLMLPLGLCVALVYTERLKLIRNAALIGIAAIPMIIFMTQSRGAIVAIGATVLVYFLVQGKGRAKTIFSLLAVAVVVGVFAPSGVWERLGSLKAATEAGDLTEANDSRSAEQRFEIWKVAWQVHEEWPIIGVGWGSYPYAHAFYSRRQAFKRIAGGARDAHNTYLTVLGETGYLGFFLWTAMIGAVVVPGIAAMRRVRSYSEEYANQLKMLLLALLCFGLAGMFGTFAHVTFTYTHLALILAAAQVATKEVDDYEQGRAGPRIRAARA, from the coding sequence ATGAGACCACAGGCAGAGGGCGGCTGGAGATCGGCGCGCTGGCGCGGCGGCAACGCGGCGCCGGCGCTGGGTGACGCCCTCCCCCCCCTCCCTCCGATTACCTCACCGCCTGAGCCGTCTCCCGTGCCGCCGGCGGCGGGGACGTGGCGCGGACGGTGGCGCTCGCGCCAAGGCGAGGCGACCCCCGCGCAGGCTGGGGGAACGGCCGGCTGGTTCGGGGCCTTTCCGCGCATCGAGGACGCCTTCAAGTGGCCGTGGCAGGGCGTTGACTGGTCGCTCGGCTACGTCGCGTTCCTCCTCTACATCTTCGTCGTCACGTCGTACCTCGTGAACCTGGGGCAGGTGGCCATCGTCGCCGCCGTCATCGGGGTCACCTTCAGCAAGACGGAGAAGTGGAAGTTCCCGCTTCCGATGGTCCTGATGGCGCTCTTCCTCGTCATCGTCGCCATCGGCTTCCGGGCGTCGCCATTCGGCCAGAAGGATTGGAAGCCGTTCGAGGACATGGTGAAGGTGTTTGTCATCACCCTCGTGTCGCTGGCCGTGCTCACGAACCGGGCGCGCATCCGCTTCTACCTCTTCTACTATCTCGCGCTGTACGCGCTCTTCCCGGTGCGCGGCGGGATCTTCAACTGGTTTGTGTATCGCGCCGCCACGCAGGGGCGCGTTGCGTGGAACCACGCCTTCGAGAACCCCAACGACATGGCGGCGCTCCTCATGCTCCCGCTGGGGCTGTGCGTGGCGCTCGTCTACACCGAGCGGCTCAAGCTCATTCGCAACGCCGCCCTCATCGGCATCGCGGCGATTCCGATGATCATCTTCATGACGCAGTCGCGCGGGGCAATCGTGGCGATTGGCGCCACGGTGCTCGTGTACTTCCTGGTACAGGGGAAGGGGCGCGCCAAGACGATCTTCAGCCTGCTCGCCGTGGCGGTCGTGGTCGGCGTCTTCGCACCCAGCGGCGTGTGGGAGCGACTGGGCAGCCTCAAGGCGGCAACGGAAGCCGGCGACCTGACCGAAGCCAACGACTCGCGCTCAGCCGAGCAGCGGTTCGAGATCTGGAAGGTCGCGTGGCAGGTGCACGAGGAGTGGCCGATCATTGGTGTGGGGTGGGGTTCGTATCCCTACGCCCACGCCTTCTACTCGCGACGTCAGGCCTTCAAGCGAATTGCCGGCGGCGCGCGCGACGCGCACAACACGTATCTCACGGTCCTGGGCGAAACGGGGTATCTCGGCTTCTTCCTGTGGACTGCGATGATCGGCGCGGTGGTCGTGCCGGGCATCGCGGCAATGCGACGCGTGCGGAGTTACTCCGAGGAATACGCCAACCAACTCAAGATGCTCCTTCTGGCGCTGCTCTGCTTTGGGTTGGCCGGGATGTTCGGGACGTTCGCGCACGTGACGTTCACCTACACGCACCTTGCCCTGATCCTCGCGGCCGCGCAGGTGGCGACGAAGGAGGTCGACGACTACGAGCAGGGGCGCGCGGGGCCGCGCATTCGCGCGGCGCGGGCGTAG